One region of Paenibacillus polymyxa M1 genomic DNA includes:
- a CDS encoding CobW family GTP-binding protein, with translation MMNKVPVILISGFLGSGKTTLLLRLLAHTRQIPLRAAVLMNEMGEYDVDSAIISEEMPDVTVEGLLEGCICCSKRNELAGALHTLLIQKPDVIFMETTGVANPEQVLEELRSPLLADRLYLVHSISVVDAVLFHEYNSRFTADKELVRTLHGQLRSADFIVVNKTDVASSREVAKVVKNIRKLNNTAKLQTTEYSRVDLGPLLEPVLTSVMLDPKPVQVFQHTSAQVQPNDAEASPIPIPTKDNERPSSTFKNTAFKVISAHPHNHSHDRNRPPSFSRLESLTLHQYSPRPLDKQRLEDFLTGLGSSLLRAKGYCVLPYEGTMLLQFSGSHLEWQPTALPVSQGYVTLIGEQLDKASITDQWEQCFVSL, from the coding sequence ATGATGAACAAGGTTCCTGTTATATTAATCAGTGGTTTTCTTGGAAGCGGCAAAACAACGCTACTTTTGCGGCTGTTAGCCCATACTCGCCAGATTCCCCTTCGTGCTGCTGTTTTAATGAACGAAATGGGCGAATATGATGTAGACAGCGCTATTATTTCAGAGGAAATGCCTGACGTAACAGTGGAAGGACTGCTAGAGGGCTGCATTTGTTGCAGCAAAAGAAATGAGCTGGCTGGCGCACTGCATACCCTACTCATCCAAAAGCCGGATGTGATCTTCATGGAGACCACCGGAGTAGCTAACCCCGAGCAAGTGTTGGAGGAACTTCGCTCTCCACTGCTGGCAGATCGGCTGTATCTGGTTCACAGCATTAGTGTGGTGGATGCTGTGCTGTTCCATGAATACAACAGCCGCTTTACTGCAGACAAGGAGCTGGTTCGGACTCTGCATGGACAGCTTCGCTCCGCCGACTTCATTGTGGTGAACAAAACGGATGTCGCAAGTAGCCGTGAAGTGGCTAAGGTCGTCAAGAACATCCGCAAGCTCAACAATACAGCTAAGCTACAAACTACTGAATACAGCCGCGTTGACCTCGGACCACTGCTGGAACCTGTCCTGACCTCCGTAATGCTTGACCCGAAACCTGTACAAGTATTTCAGCATACATCTGCACAGGTACAGCCCAATGATGCAGAAGCATCGCCTATCCCAATTCCTACCAAAGATAATGAAAGACCTAGCAGTACCTTCAAAAATACCGCATTCAAAGTGATCTCTGCACATCCTCATAACCACAGTCATGATCGCAATCGTCCCCCTTCCTTTTCCCGTCTGGAGAGCTTAACACTGCATCAATATTCTCCTCGGCCATTAGATAAGCAACGATTAGAAGACTTCCTGACCGGGCTAGGTTCCTCGCTTCTTCGAGCGAAAGGTTATTGTGTGCTCCCGTATGAGGGCACAATGCTTCTGCAATTCTCAGGAAGTCACTTGGAATGGCAACCCACCGCACTTCCGGTGAGCCAGGGATATGTCACACTCATTGGAGAACAGCTTGACAAAGCATCCATTACCGACCAATGGGAACAGTGCTTTGTTTCGCTGTAA
- a CDS encoding ABC transporter ATP-binding protein has protein sequence MNIEVECVTFSIHDKRLIDGISLKVRTGELVGLIGPNGSGKSTLLKNMYRVLRPDSGLVTLDGQDLLRMKYKETARQMAVVSQDAPQTFDFSVRDIVLMGRHPHKKLLEADTVFDHELVEQALERVGMNAQADQGFATLSGGEKQRVLIARALAGQAKFLILDEPTNHLDIRYQLQILDLVKTLQITALAALHDLNLAACYCDRLYVLKEGKVVASGITENVLQPDLLRSVFGVETEIRIHPKTGKPSITFLPDSLRGGAIHDIRNGDPMKSVKL, from the coding sequence ATGAATATAGAAGTCGAATGCGTGACCTTCAGTATTCACGATAAACGATTGATCGACGGTATCAGTCTCAAGGTGAGAACGGGAGAGCTGGTCGGGCTGATCGGTCCCAATGGCAGCGGCAAATCGACGTTGCTTAAGAATATGTATCGTGTGTTAAGACCTGATAGTGGTTTGGTGACGCTGGATGGCCAGGATTTACTACGGATGAAGTACAAAGAGACGGCACGACAAATGGCAGTGGTAAGTCAGGATGCGCCCCAAACGTTTGATTTTTCAGTACGGGACATCGTCCTGATGGGCCGCCATCCTCATAAGAAGCTGCTGGAAGCAGATACCGTCTTCGATCATGAACTGGTTGAGCAGGCGCTGGAGCGGGTAGGCATGAATGCTCAAGCGGATCAGGGGTTTGCTACTCTGTCGGGCGGTGAAAAGCAACGGGTATTGATCGCCAGAGCTTTGGCCGGACAGGCAAAATTTCTCATTTTAGACGAGCCGACGAATCATCTCGATATCCGGTATCAGCTGCAAATTCTCGATTTGGTCAAAACACTTCAGATCACTGCTTTAGCTGCACTGCATGATTTAAATTTGGCGGCATGTTATTGTGACCGATTGTATGTATTAAAAGAAGGCAAGGTGGTAGCCTCCGGCATAACAGAGAATGTGCTTCAGCCTGACCTGCTGCGCAGTGTATTTGGGGTGGAAACAGAAATTCGCATTCATCCGAAAACCGGGAAACCGAGTATTACCTTTTTACCGGATTCTCTCAGAGGTGGAGCCATCCACGACATTAGAAATGGTGATCCGATGAAGTCAGTTAAACTGTGA
- a CDS encoding FecCD family ABC transporter permease, translating into MISRTSSDYSSKANSRADLAGKPPWRFTTILLLLTAGLVLSVTLAVMLGPVAVAPGTVWRIALSHLPWLDQWVPMTWTKPEQYIVWEIRFPRVLLGVVVGAGLAVTGAAIQALIRNSLADPYILGVSSGASVTATLVIVFGAFGFLGRLALPLSAFIGSLAAMLMVFALARVAGRISTTRLLLAGVAVSMMLSAVTSFIVTMAPNEKGIRDAMYWMMGSLAGAQWDTLFIPSLIITVGTAVLLTRYRSLNALLTGEEAAVTLGVNVQAFRVLLVVVASLLTGAVVSVSGSIGFVGLMIPHIVRLIVGSDHRRVLPVSLLLGAIFVVWADVCARLVLAPQELPIGIVTAVCGGPFFVWLLRRSSYSFGGEK; encoded by the coding sequence ATGATTTCGAGAACAAGCAGCGATTATTCATCCAAGGCTAATTCTCGAGCTGATCTAGCAGGGAAGCCTCCATGGAGATTTACAACAATTCTGCTGCTGTTAACTGCTGGGCTTGTGCTGTCAGTTACACTCGCAGTCATGCTGGGGCCTGTGGCTGTCGCTCCAGGGACAGTATGGCGAATTGCGCTGTCCCACTTGCCCTGGCTGGATCAGTGGGTACCCATGACATGGACCAAACCGGAGCAATATATCGTCTGGGAAATTCGCTTTCCGCGTGTGCTGCTAGGTGTTGTCGTGGGAGCAGGGCTTGCTGTTACCGGAGCGGCTATACAGGCATTAATTCGCAATTCGTTAGCGGACCCCTATATTCTAGGAGTCTCGTCGGGGGCTTCAGTGACAGCGACGTTAGTTATTGTGTTTGGAGCTTTTGGATTTTTGGGACGACTTGCACTGCCCCTATCTGCTTTTATAGGCTCCTTAGCTGCAATGCTCATGGTGTTCGCGTTGGCTCGTGTGGCCGGGCGTATATCGACGACCCGCTTGCTGTTGGCAGGGGTAGCGGTATCTATGATGCTGTCGGCTGTGACTAGCTTTATCGTTACGATGGCCCCGAATGAAAAAGGCATCCGTGACGCGATGTATTGGATGATGGGAAGTCTGGCAGGCGCTCAATGGGATACGCTTTTTATTCCAAGCCTCATTATAACCGTTGGAACGGCCGTCCTTTTAACCCGATACCGTTCACTGAATGCTTTGCTAACGGGGGAAGAAGCCGCCGTAACGCTCGGTGTGAACGTGCAGGCGTTCCGTGTATTATTGGTTGTTGTCGCTTCCCTTTTAACCGGGGCAGTCGTATCAGTTAGTGGCTCAATTGGCTTTGTCGGGCTTATGATTCCACACATCGTTAGGCTAATAGTGGGATCGGATCATCGACGTGTCCTGCCTGTCAGCCTGCTTCTGGGAGCTATCTTTGTCGTGTGGGCAGACGTATGTGCTCGGCTCGTGCTTGCTCCGCAGGAACTGCCGATTGGTATTGTAACGGCTGTATGCGGTGGACCCTTTTTTGTATGGCTGCTGCGGCGCAGCTCCTACTCGTTTGGAGGCGAAAAATGA
- a CDS encoding CobW family GTP-binding protein has translation MIPIVVLSGFLGSGKTTLLQHALAYYKEQGLKPAILMNELGDVNLDGSLVNDQAPMKEMLSGCICCTIRGDLGVELMNLAEEYKPDVIIVECTGVANPMEIVDAVTDASIYSSMVLQSVITVMDARQFLDFSLGSERSKSFRLMQDQLRCASKLIINKTDLLAAGELQKVQAFVKELNPYALTVSTERSDVDPVTFFSIQGEKRMEISRQKESTVDIGNDHHYAEDRLHTYGHDDHTDHHPHDCQEPEHHDHDHDHKHGEHYHSYDHVVVHTHFFGQPVSRFEFEQLFRSLPAEIYRAKGIVRFLESEGQMMFQFAYRELEIIPIRPQKPVNDVAVIMGENFSASEIEERLKRLEAAAKPLASS, from the coding sequence ATGATACCGATTGTTGTTTTATCCGGATTTTTGGGCAGCGGGAAAACAACTCTTCTTCAGCATGCGCTGGCTTACTACAAGGAGCAGGGTCTCAAGCCAGCTATTTTGATGAATGAGTTGGGTGATGTTAATCTGGACGGCAGTTTGGTGAACGACCAAGCCCCCATGAAGGAAATGCTCAGTGGCTGTATATGCTGTACCATTCGCGGGGATTTGGGCGTCGAGCTCATGAATCTTGCCGAGGAATATAAGCCGGATGTGATTATTGTAGAATGTACCGGAGTGGCTAATCCAATGGAGATTGTAGATGCAGTGACAGATGCCTCCATATATTCTTCTATGGTTTTACAATCTGTTATCACGGTCATGGACGCGCGTCAATTTCTGGATTTTTCCTTGGGTAGTGAGAGAAGCAAGTCGTTTCGTTTGATGCAGGATCAGCTACGGTGTGCTTCCAAACTGATTATTAACAAGACTGATTTATTGGCTGCGGGAGAATTGCAGAAAGTGCAGGCCTTTGTAAAAGAATTAAATCCTTATGCTTTGACTGTAAGCACGGAGCGGAGTGACGTAGACCCGGTTACCTTTTTCTCCATTCAAGGAGAGAAACGGATGGAAATTTCGCGGCAAAAGGAGTCCACAGTCGATATCGGGAATGATCATCATTATGCAGAAGATCGTCTTCACACGTATGGTCATGATGACCATACAGACCATCATCCTCATGACTGTCAAGAGCCTGAGCACCACGACCATGACCATGACCACAAACACGGAGAGCATTATCATTCCTACGACCATGTAGTTGTTCATACGCATTTTTTTGGACAACCTGTGTCACGATTCGAGTTTGAACAGTTGTTCCGCAGTTTGCCTGCTGAAATTTACCGGGCCAAAGGAATTGTCCGGTTCTTGGAATCGGAGGGGCAGATGATGTTCCAATTTGCCTATCGTGAGCTGGAAATCATTCCAATTCGACCGCAAAAGCCAGTGAACGATGTTGCGGTTATTATGGGCGAGAATTTCTCTGCTTCTGAGATCGAGGAACGATTGAAAAGGCTGGAAGCGGCTGCAAAGCCACTGGCTAGTTCATGA
- a CDS encoding permease, translating into MKNSTLLKMLPFMIPFAFLIPVLITLSPQWLRLLGMGQLQSLKTVFMGIFLEAVPFLLIGVLISSLLQWLVPETWIRKIAPAHPVPGVLLASLLGMLFPICECGMIPVVRQLMLKGMPAYMGITFILSGPIINPVVLAATMMAFPSHPEVTVVRMGLAFVVSATIGLIVYAFVRVHPLKRSLLSFNQQKQNNQIHQHNRTWRGFFVHAGDEFLDMSKYLIIGALLTACIQTFIPRDEMLSLSNGTAGSYAFMMGFAYVLSLCSTSDAFVATAFSHTFTLGPLAAFLVLGPMLDFKGTLMLLSTFRTKFVVILGLLIILLVLIGSITAEWLLGR; encoded by the coding sequence ATGAAAAACAGTACGCTGTTGAAGATGCTGCCTTTTATGATTCCGTTTGCCTTTCTCATCCCTGTGCTTATTACGCTATCTCCTCAGTGGCTTCGTTTGTTAGGTATGGGGCAGCTGCAGTCATTAAAGACGGTATTTATGGGTATTTTTCTGGAGGCTGTTCCGTTTCTCCTGATCGGTGTACTTATCTCATCCCTTTTGCAGTGGCTTGTACCGGAGACATGGATTCGCAAAATAGCGCCTGCGCATCCTGTGCCGGGTGTCCTGCTCGCCTCCTTGCTAGGTATGCTGTTTCCCATCTGTGAGTGCGGCATGATCCCTGTCGTTCGCCAATTAATGCTCAAGGGAATGCCTGCCTATATGGGCATCACTTTTATCTTAAGCGGACCTATTATCAATCCCGTAGTACTGGCTGCCACGATGATGGCTTTCCCTTCCCACCCTGAGGTCACTGTCGTCCGAATGGGTTTGGCCTTTGTCGTTTCCGCGACCATCGGATTGATCGTATATGCCTTTGTGCGTGTGCATCCGCTCAAACGGTCGTTGCTCTCTTTTAACCAGCAAAAGCAGAACAATCAGATTCATCAGCATAACCGCACATGGCGGGGATTTTTTGTACATGCTGGCGATGAGTTTTTGGACATGAGTAAATATCTCATTATCGGTGCATTATTGACAGCTTGCATCCAAACCTTTATCCCACGTGATGAAATGCTTTCCTTAAGCAATGGAACGGCCGGCTCGTACGCCTTTATGATGGGCTTTGCCTATGTGCTGTCGCTGTGCTCCACCTCCGATGCCTTTGTAGCTACTGCTTTTTCACATACCTTTACACTGGGTCCACTGGCAGCCTTTCTAGTACTCGGCCCGATGCTTGATTTCAAAGGCACACTCATGCTACTCAGCACCTTTCGCACCAAATTTGTCGTGATCTTGGGCTTGCTCATTATTTTACTCGTTCTGATCGGCTCTATAACTGCTGAATGGTTATTGGGGAGGTAA
- a CDS encoding TIGR03943 family putative permease subunit translates to MNSTFSIRCQYGMRSLLMIGLAVYIITLHRTSALHYYLAPHMQKLLLLCPVPLMFIALAMAWHVIVGGPDGQDVCDCEHPLPQSWFKKTLVYGMLLIPLLFGSLLPNQALGSDMAAQKGMSFTYPNPDIRRKTDIQNTNTPTSSLVSTTSFTPTSLPLRGKWSQEALDKLFVPPDEYNVEFAELAKRLYQQPVIQIHPEIFSETIGAIELYKHAFQGKKVQMTGFVYKDDNLPGKGLFAVGRFLVMCCTADAMPFGIIVQSQNPPSFDKDTWVTIEGTLHATQKGNTPVLEIRSNKITTVKQPESPYVYTQADSVATYDRLNAAN, encoded by the coding sequence GTGAATTCAACCTTTAGCATCCGCTGCCAATATGGCATGCGCTCCTTGCTCATGATCGGATTAGCTGTATACATCATCACATTACACCGCACGAGTGCACTTCATTACTACTTGGCTCCGCACATGCAAAAGCTGCTTTTACTCTGTCCTGTGCCACTCATGTTCATCGCCTTGGCGATGGCATGGCACGTAATCGTGGGAGGGCCGGATGGTCAAGATGTATGCGATTGTGAACATCCGTTACCGCAAAGCTGGTTTAAAAAAACACTCGTATATGGAATGCTGCTCATTCCGCTGCTATTCGGCTCACTGCTGCCCAATCAGGCGCTTGGCAGTGATATGGCAGCCCAAAAAGGCATGTCCTTCACCTATCCCAACCCGGATATCCGACGAAAAACAGACATACAAAACACGAACACACCCACCTCCTCCCTTGTATCAACTACATCTTTCACACCAACTTCGCTCCCACTAAGGGGAAAATGGAGTCAGGAAGCACTGGATAAGCTGTTCGTTCCGCCGGATGAGTACAATGTAGAGTTCGCCGAGCTCGCAAAACGTCTGTATCAGCAACCCGTTATACAGATCCATCCGGAGATTTTCTCCGAAACTATAGGAGCGATCGAACTGTATAAGCACGCTTTTCAAGGAAAAAAAGTACAGATGACTGGCTTTGTCTATAAGGACGACAACCTACCGGGTAAAGGTCTATTTGCAGTAGGAAGATTTCTCGTTATGTGCTGTACTGCTGATGCTATGCCATTCGGGATTATCGTCCAATCCCAGAACCCTCCATCCTTTGACAAGGATACCTGGGTGACTATTGAAGGAACACTGCATGCAACGCAAAAGGGCAATACACCCGTACTTGAAATTCGATCCAATAAAATAACGACTGTCAAACAGCCAGAATCTCCTTATGTCTATACCCAGGCAGACTCGGTAGCAACCTATGATCGCTTGAATGCAGCGAACTAA